One window of the Raphanus sativus cultivar WK10039 unplaced genomic scaffold, ASM80110v3 Scaffold0149, whole genome shotgun sequence genome contains the following:
- the LOC108835203 gene encoding F-box protein At2g35280-like, which yields MPEFPIENLPTDLQGLVVQRVVHNGCKDLFRLRATCKSMRALTDDAEVYASLDMLSIPWRIPGFMLPPLLKRCYQEGNPSTLYIKGVEYLYIQDRHVEGLALIKRAADACYQPASYTYAMTTKIWVVMVTTSVDLQEKPLLRSGRWSETPTGYEISIIRRISV from the coding sequence ATGCCAGAATTCCCGATAGAGAACCTCCCGACAGATCTCCAGGGCTTAGTGGTGCAACGCGTGGTACATAACGGCTGCAAGGATCTTTTTAGACTCCGCGCTACTTGCAAGTCTATGCGTGCGTTGACAGACGATGCCGAGGTTTATGCTTCCTTGGATATGTTGAGTATCCCTTGGAGGATTCCGGGGTTTATGCTTCCTCCTCTATTGAAAAGATGCTATCAGGAGGGGAACCCAAGTACTCTTTACATCAAGGGTGTAGAGTACTTATACATACAAGATCGTCACGTTGAGGGCCTCGCTTTGATAAAGAGAGCAGCAGATGCATGTTACCAGCCAGCCTCGTATACCTATGCAATGACAACCAAGATCTGGGTGGTGATGGTGACCACTTCTGTGGATTTACAAGAGAAACCATTGCTGAGATCGGGAAGGTGGTCAGAAACTCCGACGGGATATGAAATATCGATCATAAGGAGGATTTCGGTATAA